One part of the Dermacentor silvarum isolate Dsil-2018 chromosome 6, BIME_Dsil_1.4, whole genome shotgun sequence genome encodes these proteins:
- the LOC125946291 gene encoding uncharacterized protein LOC125946291 codes for MLTSPSRQLGLAITRPVSRAPSLVSRCIMPGIVWQNLDPVTMSRLGVDLIREELARRQLDITGSKEELFQRLQADIQQQREATPSVETNESASNAAASLTLDPATLQSLAMLFQQLPRPATTVTTLPDLSSSIPQFAGLHSHSVNTWLDDVRRVQQLASWDDATTRLIAASKLKGTARDWHLTFGNQYSTWATWSAALKDTFCTELSLIEWQEQVMRVTQAPSQSLHQYAFAKLKIIERCPVNLSEAQKIDYLLHGLREQHILAAIAANRPPTVAKFISTCTSLDKSAQHLHAKASPSPFAGSVLPPSQPFRPVPKTAYNVIRCRCQNSHHGKR; via the exons atgttgactagccctagtcgacaactaggcttagcgatcactcgcccagtctcccgtgcgcccagcctCGTTTCGCGGTGCATCATGCCCGGAATTGTGTGGCAGAATCTCGACCCGGTGACCATGTCGCGCCTCGGCGTCGACCTTATACGCGAAGAATTGGCCCGTCGACAGCTGGATATCACAGGTTCGAAAGAGGAGCTCTTTCAGCGTTTGCAAGCCGACATTCAGCAGCAGCGTGAAGCTACCCCCTCGGTTGAAACGAATGAATCCGCCTCGAACGCTGCGGCGTCTTTGACGCTGGACCCAGCCACTCTACAGAGCCTcgccatgctgttccagcagctacctcgccctgcaacaacggtgacgacactgccagacctgtcatcgtCCATCCCGCAATTCGCAGGTTTGCACAGCCACAGTGTCAATACATGGCTTGACGACGTACGCCGAGTGCAGCAGCTCGCctcgtgggacgacgccaccacacGCCTGATCGCAGCTAGCAAGCTGAAAGGCACGGCGCGAGACTGGCATCTCACGTTCGGCAACCAGTACAGCACCTGGGCCACGTGGAGTGCCGCCCTGAAGGACACATTTTGTACAGAATTGTCCCTCATTGAGTGGCAAGAGCAGGTCATGAGGGTAACCCAGGCCCCATCCCAAAGCTTACACCAATATGCCTTTGCCAAGTTGAAGATCATTGAGCGTTGCCCCGTTAACCTTTCTGAGGCCCAAAAGATTGACTACCTGCTGCATGGTTTACGGGAACAACACATCCTCGCCGCCATAGCAGCCAACCGGCCGCCCACGGTAGCTAAGTTTATTTCTACTTGCACCAGCCTCGACAAGAGTGCGCAACATCTACACGCCAAAGCAAGCCCGTCACCATTTGCCGGTTCTgttttgccgccgtcgcaaccctttc GCCCAGTTCCAAAGACTGCCTACAACGTGATCCGTTGCCGTTGCCAGAACAGCCACCATGGCAAGCGTTAG